One Glycine max cultivar Williams 82 chromosome 4, Glycine_max_v4.0, whole genome shotgun sequence DNA segment encodes these proteins:
- the LOC121174806 gene encoding uncharacterized protein isoform X1, with product MGYVMRVRLASFFTGAAVASFLGLYTLHKDYKVAHQSFTQQMNDLHKSLEGRISSLEKMKQTETSEQVEATE from the exons ATGGGGTATGTGATGAGAGTGAGATTGGCGTCGTTCTTCACCGGGGCTGCAGTGGCGTCGTTTCTGGGGCTCTACACCCTCCACAAGGATTACAAGGTCGCGCACCAATCCTTTACTCAACAG ATGAATGACCTCCACAAATCGCTGGAAGGTCGAATTTCTTCCttggaaaaaatgaaacaaacggAAACGTCTGAACAGGTTGAAGCAACTGAATAA
- the LOC121174806 gene encoding uncharacterized protein isoform X2 — protein MGYVMRVRLASFFTGAAVASFLGLYTLHKDYKVAHQSFTQQMRIFRLLIDGVRTVQREADCCIS, from the exons ATGGGGTATGTGATGAGAGTGAGATTGGCGTCGTTCTTCACCGGGGCTGCAGTGGCGTCGTTTCTGGGGCTCTACACCCTCCACAAGGATTACAAGGTCGCGCACCAATCCTTTACTCAACAG ATGCGCATATTTCGTCTTTTGATTGATGGAGTGAGGACTGTGCAGAGGGAGGCAGACTGCTGCATATCCTGA